A window of Anas acuta chromosome 8, bAnaAcu1.1, whole genome shotgun sequence contains these coding sequences:
- the ZNF281 gene encoding zinc finger protein 281 yields the protein MKLGGGFLGGGGGGGKRAAAAMEPAFPPGMVMFNHRLPPVTSFTRAAAPPPQCVLPPAAPSAPEPPPAPAAAPQDGAFKKEPAGAFPSAPAPAAQRSPWGFLQSLVSIKQEKPSEQEEDEQQQQQPQQQHHHYGGLFGAAGDERPPGLGGSGEGSGQSVIQDLSLLHHLHQHPHRDLLLSGRGEGAPGSSGEPKHDTQVKKAKRPKPETQGIKAKRKPSASSKPPLVGDAEGAIASPSQKPHVCEHCSAAFRSSYHLRRHVLIHTGERPFQCSQCSMGFIQKYLLQRHEKIHSREKPFGCDQCSMKFIQKYHMERHKRTHSGEKPYKCDTCQQYFSRTDRLLKHRRTCGEAIGKAGAGMEPGSSNSMGSLAALSQGNTSSSRRKSKTKSISTENKGNKCSSKVTESQVTSNVAMPNYAVDIPIVSSSGGLAGTGVEELQKKVPKLVSKKGSRKQADKNYLNFVSPLPDILGQKPLAGKQSGSLGSLVTNTGVETIGLLQSTGGKPGQISSNYDDAMQFSKKRRYLQTASGNSAFSINVGHMTSQQSVIQSAGVSVMDNEAPLSLIDSASLNSEIKSCHDKSGIPDEVLQSLLDQYSHKSEGQKEDPFSITEQRVDLHSSGEHSEMVQEENLSPNSQTVSNDKASMLQEYSKYLQQAFERTTNSTGFAFGPSFQFVSLSSTLHNHTLFQDKQIYTTSPLECGFSQSVTSVLPTALPKPPFGMLLGSQPGFYLSALEATHQQLTPSQELDDLIDPQKNLETSSNYQSTSQKLTGQKEQKNLESSTSFQIPSQELASQIDPQKDIEPRATYQIENFAQAFGSQFKSGSRVPMTFITNSNGEVDHRVRTSVSDFSGYSNMMSDVSEPCSTRVKTPTSQSYR from the coding sequence ATGAAACTCGGCGGCGGCTTcctcggaggaggaggaggaggaggcaagaGGGCGGCGGCCGCCATGGAGCCCGCCTTCCCCCCCGGCATGGTGATGTTCAACCACCGCCTGCCCCCGGTCACCAGCTTCACCCGTGCGGCCGCGCCCCCCCCGCAGTGCGtgctgccgcccgccgccccctccgcccccgagccccccccggcgCCGGCCGCCGCCCCCCAGGACGGGGCGTTCAAGAAGGAGCCGGCGGGGGCTTTCCCCTCCGCGCCCGCCCCCGCGGCGCAGAGGAGCCCCTGGGGCTTCCTGCAGTCCCTGGTGAGCATCAAGCAGGAGAAGCCCAGCgagcaggaggaggacgagcagcagcagcagcagccgcagcagcagcaccaccactaCGGGGGGCTCTTCGGGGCGGCGGGGGACGAGAGGCCCCccgggctggggggcagcggggaagGGAGCGGCCAGAGCGTGATTCAGGACCTCAGCCTCCTGCACCACCTGCACCAGCATCCCCACCGAGACCTGTTACTGAGTGGCAGAGGCGAGGGCGCCCCTGGGAGCTCGGGTGAGCCAAAGCACGATACCCAGGTCAAGAAGGCAAAGAGGCCAAAGCCAGAAACTCAGGGAATCAAAGCCAAGCGGAAGCCGAGCGCTTCATCCAAACCCCCCCTGGTGGGAGATGCGGAAGGTGCCATCGCGTCCCCAAGTCAGAAACCTCACGTCTGCGAACACTGCAGCGCTGCCTTCAGGAGCTCCTACCACTTGCGCAGACACGTGCTCATTCACACCGGGGAGAGGCCTTTCCAGTGCAGCCAGTGCAGCATGGGCTTCATCCAGAAGTACCTGCTGCAGAGACACGAGAAGATCCACAGTCGGGAGAAGCCCTTCGGGTGCGACCAGTGTAGCATGAAGTTCATCCAGAAGTACCACATGGAAAGACACAAGAGGACGCATAGTGGAGAAAAGCCATACAAATGTGACACTTGCCAGCAGTATTTCTCAAGGACTGATAGACTCTTGAAGCACAGAAGAACGTGTGGTGAAGCCATAGGGAAAGCAGGTGCTGGAATGGAGCCCGGATCGTCGAATAGCATGGGTAGCTTGGCTGCGTTGTCTCAGGGAAATACAAGTTCCTcaaggagaaaaagtaaaacaaaaagtatatccactgaaaacaaaggaaacaagtgTAGCAGCAAAGTAACGGAGTCTCAAGTTACAAGTAATGTGGCCATGCCAAATTATGCAGTTGATATTCCTATCGTGTCTTCCAGCGGTGGTCTAGCCGGCACGGGCGTCgaagaacttcagaaaaaggTGCCAAAACTGGTCTCCaaaaaaggaagcaggaaaCAGGCAGACAAAAATTACCTTAATTTTGTATCGCCGCTGCCAGATATTCTGGGGCAGAAACCACTGGCTGGGAAGCAGAGTGGCTCCCTAGGCTCCCTAGTAACCAATACCGGTGTAGAAACTATTGGCCTTCTCCAAAGTACAGGTGGTAAACCAGGTCAAATAAGTAGCAATTACGACGACGCCAtgcagttttcaaagaaaagaagatacTTGCAAACTGCAAGCGGTAACAGTGCCTTCTCGATCAATGTCGGACACATGACTTCCCAGCAGTCCGTCATCCAGTCTGCAGGTGTTAGCGTTATGGATAATGAAGCTCCGTTATCTCTCATTGATTCAGCATCCTTAAACAGCGAAATAAAGTCTTGCCATGACAAGTCTGGTATCCCCGATGAAGTTTTACAGAGCCTTTTGGACCAGTACTCCCACAAATCAGAAGGCCAGAAGGAAGATCCTTTCAGTATAACTGAGCAGCGGGTGGACTTGCACAGCTCCGGAGAGCATTCGGAGATGGTCCAGGAAGAAAACCTGAGCCCTAACTCTCAAACAGTTTCAAACGATAAGGCGAGCATGTTGCAAGAATACTCCAAATACCTCCAACAAGCTTTTGAAAGAACAACCAACAgcactggttttgcttttggaCCCAGTTTCCAGTTTGTTAGCTTGTCTTCAACTCTGCATAACCACACTCTGTTTCAAGACAAACAGATTTACACTACATCTCCTCTCGAGTGTGGCTTCAGCCAGTCCGTTACCTCAGTATTGCCAACTGCGTTGCCAAAACCTCCGTTTGGGATGTTGCTTGGATCTCAGCCAGGCTTTTATTTATCTGCTCTGGAGGCTACGCATCAACAGTTGACTCCTTCTCAAGAGCTGGATGATCTCATCGACCCTCAAAAAAACTTAGAGACTTCATCTAACTACCAGTCAACATCTCAGAAACTGACTGGccagaaggaacagaaaaacttAGAATCCTCAACGAGCTTTCAGATCCCATCTCAGGAGTTAGCTAGTCAGATAGATCCTCAGAAGGACATTGAGCCTAGAGCAACCTACCAGATCGAGAACTTTGCACAAGCGTTTGGTTCTCAGTTCAAGTCGGGCAGCAGGGTGCCAATGACTTTTATCACTAACTCTAATGGGGAAGTGGACCATAGAGTAAGGACTTCAGTGTCAGATTTCTCAGGGTATTCAAATATGATGTCTGATGTAAGTGAGCCATGTAGTACACGAGTAAAAACCCCAACCAGCCAGAGTTACAGGTAA